A single Eulemur rufifrons isolate Redbay chromosome 9, OSU_ERuf_1, whole genome shotgun sequence DNA region contains:
- the B4GALNT2 gene encoding beta-1,4 N-acetylgalactosaminyltransferase 2: protein MSVLIVGLGVVLFMFRSASLQAEFWSLKPEPPRPPLGGQVLKLLPEERLRNLFTYDGIWLFPKNQCKCEATKERESYNFQDAYGQSDLPAVKARRQAEFEHFQRREGLPRPPPLLAQPNLPFGYPVHGVEVMPLHTIPIPGLQFEGPDAPVYEVTLTASLGTLNTLADIPDSVVQGRGQKQLTISTSDRKLLKFILQHVTYTSTGYQRHMVDTVSLQSKSSVAKFPVTIRHPVIPKLYDPGPERKLRDLVTIATKTFFRPHKLMIMLRSIREYYPDLTVIVADDSEKPLDIKDSHVEYYTMPFGKGWFAGRNLAISQVTTKYVLWVDDDFLFNDKTKIEVLVDVLEKTELDVVGGSVQGNTFQFKLLLEQSENGDCLHKRTGSFQPLEGFPSCVVTSGVVNFFLAHTERLQRVGFDPRLQRVAHSEFFIDGLGSLLVGSCPDVTIGHQSRSPAADSDLATLEKIYSTYRTNTNAQIRFKLALHYFKNHLEFRGLELDPAFSGPQSGPAIADPASPPPFRHPGTWVRTPEELRKSGGKIRHLWDRERLERRDAEALVALLPPPARPGLEPRVQPDASGLCRSFRKAAQRAVRLEKTLGRLKQPAGPMV from the exons ATGTCAGTCTTAATCGTGGGACTTGgtgttgttttatttatgttcagAAGTGCGTCCCTTCAGGCAGAGTTCTGGAGTCTTAAGCCAGAGCCCCCACGTCCTCCGCTGGGGGGCCAGGTGCTGAAGCTTCTGCCTGAGGAACGTCTCAGGAACCTCTTTACCTATGACGGCATCTG GCTGTTCCCGAAAAACCAGTGCAAATGTGAAGCCACCAAAGAGCGGGAAAGTTATAACTTTCAGGATGCCTATGGCCAGAGCGACCTCCCAGCGGTGAAAGCGAGGAGACAGGCTGAATTTGAACACTTTCAGAGGAG AGAAGGGCTGCCCCGCCCACCGCCCCTGCTGGCTCAGCCCAACCTGCCCTTCGGGTACCCAGTTCACGGAGTGGAAGTGATGCCCCTGCACACAATTCCCATCCCAG GTCTGCAGTTTGAAGGACCGGACGCCCCAGTCTATGAG GTCACCCTGACAGCTTCTCTGGGGACACTGAACACCCTTGCTGACATCCCAGACAGTGTGGTGCAGGGCAGAGGTCAGAAGCAGCTGACCATTTCAACCAGTGACCGGAAGCTTCTGAAGTTCATACTCCAGCACGTGACTTACACCAGCACAGGGTACCAGCGTCACATGGTGGACACGG TGAGTCTGCAGTCCAAGTCCTCAGTGGCCAAGTTTCCAGTGACCATCCGCCATCCTGTCATACCCAAGTTATATGACCCCGGACCAG AGAGGAAGCTCAGAGACCTGGTCACCATTGCCACCAAGACTTTCTTCCGCCCCCACAAGCTCATGATCATGCTCCGCAGTATTCGAGAGTATTACCCAGACTTGACAGTGATAGTGGCTGATGACAGCGAGAAGCCCCTGGACATTAAGGACAGCCACGTGGAGTATTATACCATGCCCTTTGGGAAG GGTTGGTTTGCCGGTAGGAACCTGGCTATATCTCAGGTCACCACCAAATATGTTCTCTGGGTGGATGATGACTTTCTCTTTAACGACAAGACCAAGATTGAGGTGCTGGTGGATGTTCTGGAGAAAACTGAATTGGATGTG GTAGGGGGCAGTGTGCAGGGAAATACATTCCAGTTTAAGCTATTGCTGGAGCAGAGTGAGAACGGAGACTGCCTTCACAAGAGGACAGGATCTTTCCAGCCCCTAGAAGGCTTCCCCAGCTGTGTGGTGACCAGTGGCGTTGTCAACTTCTTCCTGGCCCACACAGAGCGACTCCAAAGAGTTGGCTTCGATCCCCGCCTGCAACGAGTGGCTCACTCAG AGTTCTTTATTGACGGGCTAGGGAGCCTGCTCGTGGGGTCATGTCCAGACGTGACGATAGGTCACCAGTCCCGATCTCCAGCGGCGGACTCAGATCTGGCCACCCTGGAGAAGATCTACAGCACGTACCGGACTAACACCAATGCCCAGATCCGGTTCAAGCTGGCTCTCCACTACTTCAAGAACCATCTTGAAT TCCGGGGGCTGGAGCTGGACCCGGCTTTCTCCGGACCCCAGTCTGGCCCAGCAATCGCGGATCCAGCCAGCCCACCGCCCTTCCGACATCCTGGGACGTGGGTCCGGACCCCGGAGGAGCTCAGGAAGAGCGGCGGGAAGATAAGACACCTCTGGGACCGGGAACGCCTGGAACGGAGGGACGCGGAAGCCCTCGTAGCCCTGCTTCCGCCTCCCGCGCGGCCAGGCCTGGAGCCCCGGGTCCAGCCGGACGCATCCGGGCTCTGCCGCAGCTTTCGAAAAGCTGCCCAACGCGCCGTGAGGCTTGAGAAGACTCTCGGCCGCCTAAAGCAGCCAGCGGGTCCCATGGTGTAA